The segment ATAGAAAAGTCACCGGACTAATCATAAGACTGgtagacaagtcaatagtctaaacAATACTCCATAGACAGTATAGTTcacagactagtcaacagactaatcACTACTCCATAGACAGGTCAACAATATAGTTCACAGAAAATtgactagtttgtagtctagttaatagactagtcaacaaacTACTCCGTAGACTTGTTAATAAACATGTCAATATATTACTAAAAGACTAATCAGTAGTCTAGTTAATAGCCTAGCTcaaagactagtttatagacaagtCACAAGTAAGTCAACAGTATGGTTCAGAGAAAATTAGTACCCAGATAATAAAAACGTCAATATATAAGTTATTAAACTAGTCAATAATTACTTCAAATGCTTCTTAAAGTACTATAAAATGTAATTCAGTATTTTATTCCTAAAAAATAGTAccatataaaaattgaaatttcccATGTCTGTCTTTGCAAAAAGGACTGGGAGCTTGAGATAATTAACCCTATGATTGCAAAACCAAGTGACATAACGAGAGATACTGGCACTTGGAAAAAAGTAAAGAAGTGTTGGATTACTAAAATCATGTAAGCTGATCTCAACGACACCAGGCCAAAAGGTTTGtccagaataaaaaaaaatccgtTACGGgcataactaaaaaaatttgggATTTAGATTTTGTCGAAATAAGATCCAAGTATCCTGAAAATGATATTACATCCTTTAGGAACAGTGATTATAAAATGGTAGGGTAGATACTTGTCAGTTGTAATTGATATCTTCTACTAATTAATTATCAATGTAATTAATGATTAATTACaccttgaaaaaaaaactgtgataAAAGAGTATCTGTGTGTAACTAATTAACCAATTGCCTCTTATCCTTCAAAACAAGTCAAAACAATTTCCATTACCTTCTACATTAATCATGACAGAAACACATTAAACGCACACAGACACATATTACCTTATATGTACATTTTCTAAATTCTGTTCTTTGCAAAATTATCATGtcatttttattagaaacacACATTTTCATTTTCAGTTGTGGTACAAAAGTACTTACCGTTAACATTTGGGAGAATGTTCAGTACCAACTAAGGGTACCATAAATTCTTCTAAATggttattgattattttttaaacgttttattttttagtttgtttgttgtttctaGGTAATCAGTATTGATTTGACTTTGAAAGGTTTCCTTGGTTTACAACAGAAACTGTGTTAAGAGGTTAGTTTTTGTTGTACAGGTGACTTAAATTCTATTTAAGGCTCAAAATGAGGCAcaacgaaaaaacaaaaacaaattgcaaaacaaaacatacaatTGAAAAGCTCAATTCAGGTGTCTGTGTGTTtcgattttattgttttccttATGTGTCTTGTTACTTTTACGAAATTACATGTATGTATTGTGTTTTCAACAAACGCGTGTCAAAAACACTCACAAATAGTTGTTAAATTTTGAACATGACACTTGTGTTAAATACTACACAAATGAAGGTTTTAAATTACTCTGATACTCGATACTTGTAATTACGTTTTAAAAGGGGTAATCACAGTTGTTTCTTAAACTGCAAGggttgcaaaattttattatattatgctTAATGTATAAAAGCTTGAGCTGATGAAAGCCTTCTCCTATAGAACAGCTTAAAAAACTCTTCCTATTAGTAGACATAGGATTGCTTAAGCTTGCAAGAATGTCTCTAAATACTCAAACATAACCTAACGACACCCTCTTCCTATAAGAAAGCTTAACTTAGCTATTGTCACTTCTTAAGAAAAGCTTtactttgtgattttttttaaagctggAGAAATATGGGAAAGCTTAAgctgtagaaaatttttgctgaCTGAAAGCTTAAGCTAACgagaacttttttttataggaaagcTTGATCTACCGAGAATTTCTCTTAATAGAAAAGTTAATCTGCCTAGAACTTTTCCTACTAAAAAACTTAATCTAACACGAACTTTTACTTGAAAACTTGAGTTAGCGATAACTCTTTCTTTAAGAAAGCTTGAGCTAAAAAAAGTACCTCTCCCTATATGAAAGCTTAATCTAGCGAGAGCCTTTTCGCATGTAAAAGCTTAATTTATAGAGAACATTTAACAAgcaagaatttttttaagaggaaAGCTTGAGTAAGCGATATTCAGCTTGAGCGAAAACCTTTTCCTGTAAGATGGTTAGAGGAAGTATCGCCTTTCCATAGGAAAGCTTAAGCATGAAAGATTCAACTATCGGCAGTCTCTTCCTAAAGCCACAGCCTATTAATATAGGAAGGCTTAAGTTGGTCATAACTTTTCCTAAAGGAATGCTTGAGCTAGAGAGatcttttttttataggaaagcTTGAGCTAGCGATATACCTTTACATAAAGAAAAGCTTAACTAAGTAAGAGTCTATTCCTTTAGGAAAGCTTGAGCGAGAGCCTCTTCCTTCAGAAAAAGATGTTAATTATACATTTCAGTACTTTCGGGCAGGTTGATTTCCCACTGCTTCTAAAGAAGCGAACAAAgagataaaatttactttaaagaagttatgattttaacataggcttgtcataggagggatgtcctttttatttgattacaaattcactacatctgaagtcattcttaggaagtaatttttatgttcctttttctggaagttattaggaagtgaaattgtagtattgtGGAAggtaacaaaaatttacttagtgcttctttagaagttgtgctaaatgttattctttttgaagtatttcgttttatttatgcTGGGATGTGGTACACAAATTTTGCTTAGGTGTGTTTTAAGGAGGAAAAGAATTTTGGAACTTTCATCTGATAAtggaactttttaaatttttaaacaagtatgaatgaatAGGCGGGCGTAatcgactatatgataccctgcACCTGTGttacaaatttgtattatttttgaaataataaagcatttaattggttttttaacttaattcctaaatattttaaagagagctcataggggagtagggGTGAATATGGTTGAGGAATTTACGtatatttcaaagtttttaatgtagaatttaatcgtgttatttgtgtttataattaaattttgatcTCAAAATCATCTTCTGaagaggagtttgtatgggggccaggcgaaattttcctaaaaaccaaaaatttttcatacaaaatataaaaatgggaaaaaagaaattaatataagtaaaaaataaaatccccCAACGCTTGAGCTGGATCCTCGCCTGATGGGGGCTAAGGTCAAAATAGGCCTGATCATTAAAAAGTCTGTAgagtcatttaaagttctataaagtTTAAAACGTTTTGCTATTtctgttgacataatagaatattttagtAATTATGAACCCAATTTTGGTGgtgcggttgtatgggggctagacgatataatggaccaatttcaaccTCGTCCTTGGAGCAAAAGAAGAGCATGTGcccaaattgcgacctgtagtgtgctcacaaggtttacatgaataAACAGacagtacttttttaatttatcatgttaaatataaaaatagtacattttaaagttaaatttaattttttcctttttaaggaaactaaaagtttttgaacaccctgacttttatttatattgacagattttatgcattttattaaaaaaaataaaattacgtacctgtgtttttttttttttgcaaaccacATTTATGGTTTAATAAAAACTGGTGGTTTTTTGGTGGGCTTGTAAACGGGTGGCATACGTGAGTCCCAAAAGAATATATAATACATAGAGAGGAAAAAGCCCAAACTACTTAAGCCAcccaaataaataacaataaccaAATAACGAAAGAATTTCTCGGAAAATGTAGGTTCTGCATATAAGTCGTCTTCCTTCAGGACCAAACGTGGTGGTACATAACCACTCGAAACATTTACAGACGTGCTGCGATCCTCACTATCACCCGAACTCGTATCGGAGTTGTCATTTTCTTTATCATTAATATCAGTAGCAGGCAACAGAATATTAACGATTTTCAAAGGATCCGCAGTAATGGTATTGCTGGCGTTAGACATTTTgcagtatttttgtttttcttttagttaatgtatttttagttaaacacttttaaacacttcttttatatagaaatcaattttaaaaaatgcaccCAAAAAGAACCAAATgactataattaaaataattaaaatcacgTTCATATatgaattgttaaaaattgaatGAATTAAATTGATATTGACTGGATTGGTTGCATTTACTTAACTGCAGTTAAAATATAGACAGACAAACCTGCTACTCAAGTAAATTTGTACTTATTGCATATTTCATTATAGGTGTGTATGTATAAAGATACGAATGCGGTATTACCTTACCAGAGTATTGTATTTTATAGCAAGTAGTAAATGCACTTGTAGTAATAAGAACATTTCGGTAGATCTTAGTAACAGTCCCGATCCACTGGTGATGAaaaaattagtaatattaataaatattcttcattACCAAGTGAACAATTTAAAGTCATTAATCTATTAATTACATTGGAGATATTTAGCAGACCATTGTCCACACTTTAGTTTACCAGTGATGTGTTAAGTAATTAAGgggttttacatttttatatacaagcAATAGACTCAAGAGTCTATTaagcattaaaatatataaatattttatctcTCAAACTATATTTAGCAGACCATTGTCCATACTTTAGTTTACCAGTGATGAGTTAAGTAATCAAGGggctttacatttttatatacaagcAAAAGGCTCAAGAGTCTATTaagcattaaaatatataaaatttttttatctctCAAACTATAGGGTCATATTAGTTAAGGTAGTCGTTTCATAGTTAATGCTGGATAAATGTTCAAGTAACTGTATAAGGTTGTATGTATTTGCAGTTGTTGTCGTAGTTGGTGTATTCATTCATATGTTTGTGTATTGTGACTGGGATTTATCGAAATGGAAAAAAGCCGATTAATTCGCTGTTAAAAGTGCCAAGTTGACATGTTTTTTATTCACCACcatgttctgttctgttctgttccgttctgttttaattttttttttgttatgacaAAAGTTAAAAGTGTCGTATGAAGTGTACGTATTACAAGATAATCCAAAAAGGAATTTATGTTATGTACAATTGGCGTATGGCGTCTTGTTCTTGTTGTTCTTGACAATTGGTAAATTAGAAACGAAATGAGTAGAAAATGGCTTAAAACTATAGCAATCCTTTTAATCAAGTTTGGATTTACTTATAATAGTTCTTTCACATCATCAAACGCCATTAATCGCGTATGAAAACAATAACggaaaatcatttgaaaaagaaaattagatGGAATCTAGTAGTTGTTTGGGTAATATATATCACAGTCtgaatataaactttaaaatgcgGTAAGttttatatccttttttaatatcatttgaaaaatttgacttagacatataattttaaataattaaattaaaagctcaaataatttgaattcaaaaatttttaatatttaaaattataagatttatttacttaaaaacttttttatatattctagtGAAAAAATAACTGAAGGTCCATTATATAATTCTTAaagtctatttttttaaaatctgtGGCCATaagaaacaactaaataaatcgACTTATGAATATAACATTGTACTAATATAACGCTACTTAAACCCTGCAGTTCGGGGAGACCGTACCGAATCAGCTATTAAACGTGCCTCTTAGGATTAATTACCCTTACCTTAATGACTATCTACTTTCAACTGTTCTTGTTATAGATTACAAGGGACAGTAAGAAAACTAGTCTAAATGAGTGAGTGCATAGCAATTAAcctttttaataaagatttttgtatGTCTACGCTCTAAATTAAACCCTGCTGTTTGGGGGAATAGTACCAAATAAGTTATAAAATGTGTCACTTAATGACTATTTAGAAATGTTCTTGTTCTAGATTACAAGGATACAGTTAGAAGGCTAGTCTAACTGTACCCTTGTAATCTTAATTTTCTATGTGGCTACTCTTTAGATTACTTGGAGAATCTAAAGTAATGACTGTCTTCACAATTGTTTACAGAGAGTACATTTGTGACGTATTGACTTTTTAATAGACTACTAGGTATGTACAATCCACACTTTCCAACAGATATTGAACTTGAGTTTTCTGTAGGCCATCCTAAggggaagtaacctaaaaccaAACCATACACCACTTCTACTACCAATGGTCAAAAGTCATTCTTTTCTTTGTGCTTTGCAAAGAACATGCAAATTGCAATTTTGGACATGTTTCCGTCTGTCCATAAATATTGTAAGAACAACGGGACAAAGTCGCGCAGATGGGATGGCTTCTTTTGATTCTCAACAGAACCATTAAATAAtccaaagaaaagtttttaccCACTGaaaacacactgtggtaattcagAGTAAACCCTGAATGTGCCCCACACAACCCTgcacacttctcatttatccgatatatttctttttcaacgCACGCTTAACAATACAGACACTCCTCTTAAGggtttctgttgtttttttcggCAACGACACCGAAATCATGAAACTATGATTGTACTTCTAGCGTCTACAGACCCGTTGAGTGCTTTTCCGCCCACTTTGTCTTAAGGATAAAGTAATAAGGCTAACTGAGATCTGGTTTTTGTAGTTCTATGAAACCATGAAactatgtttttataccctacaccactatagtggggagggtattatgcgtttgtgctgatgtttgtaaaaaccaaaaatattagtcctagTCCAGaccagaatcactttctgagttgattaagatacgtccatctgtccgtctgtaaATGTAAAGCttatgcgcacgctacaggtagCAGTTTTCAAGAAGTTTAATGGAATTTGGCATATATTCTTTAGCCTTgttcccatacaaccgtaccctccAAATAGAGCTTTTGGgtccataattatgttaaattttttagtatgtcaacaaaaatcgcttaaaattagttttgtaaaaGTTCAAATGTcactgccgatttttgtaatgatccccttcagaaaatgacttaatgaaaattcacttataaacacttataacgcaattaaattctacataaataactttgaattaGAAGTAAATGCCTCTTCCAAAGTgtataaggataggtccatatgtACCTTTCGCTCCATATGAGAcctatttagaaaatttcaaaactaaggtaaaaaattatttattttaaaaataatccacattttgaACATACTTACTATGTTCGGTAATACCCGACTATATAATCATACTTATTTTAGTTTCTAAATCTATAATACATTTATAacatttgtgtgtgtttgtattggTCGTAAAGTATACCAATGGGTTCAGAATTATTAAATCACTTTCGATTTAgccatttaaaatatataatgaccaaaaaaaaagtagaatgttaaaattcgacataagataTCGAATAAGATAAGATTTTTCTAGCGACTTCTGTGAAAATCAGTTTCTTCTTGCCGCttcatatttgaaatattcttaCCATTTAAGGTCCCCTACCTAGGAACTTTCTGGGATTGGCCTAAATTGGACCCTAGTGTCTATATAATGTTcctttcaaaaaatgactttagcgTTCCTAACTAgcttaagaaaagttttatgGTAGTCAacatctatatatgtatgtaccaaattttgtgaGGATAGGTACATAATTTATCCTATACCCAAATTATGTACCCTCTTatagataaataaattgtttgttgtttattaattatacaCTTATGCTTGATTTGAGTAGAGCAAGGGCTTGAAAGTTTCTATATTTCAAATATGTGTGCAAGACTTTACGATTCTTATTAACACTTTATagataaatgaagaaaaatttattgatatacataggtaattatatatataataaaaaaattatgtatataatcgAGGATATTGTAATTAGTACTTACTTGGTTAAATATTGCGTTAACCCATGTGATGTGTATGTTTGAATTCTGGCAGCGGAGGCATACTGGAatcccatataaataaataatacatggCCAAAGTCATGCCCAAACCACTCACGCCGCCCATATACAAAGCCAATGTAATTAAACGAAAGGTTTTCGAATCGAAAAAATCTTCACTTTTGGGAACTTGAACCTCTTCGTCTTTCTTTTCAGCGTTGTCAGCAGCAGGTTGAGAAGGTTGAGCAGGTTGAGCCATGTTTGTCGCAGTTGATTTCAATtctttttagagtttttaataatataagattagttttatatgtattttttataaaaatataagaaatcttaataaattttaatatttgttgagggtttttttcctataattatttacaaatttgaaCTCAAGTTTGTTGTACTAAGGTGTAACTGTTGTTAATgactatttagaaaaaatttacccGCAAGTATCTgcgtttatgtttatatatttttccacttttttcgatattttactattttgttgttatgtttTCGACAAATGTACTTGTTCTGTAACTGTGTGCGTGCATATTCATTTTTGcggttttctttttaattgtcGAGACAACCAACATTGGGTgggctttaaaaaaattatttatttttcatttgtttacgTTTATTTTACATACACTGTTGAGCTACACTATTTAAGTGGGTATAATGTGTTTACATTTAGTTTTGTAACATCCCAAACAACACATTTGAATATGTAGACTATAGCTAtagaggctatagactagactataaactagactctagactaaactataggccagactatagactaaactttagcctagactataggctaaactatagcctagattatagtcgagattaaagactatagactagactacagactagactatatagactagactacagactagactataggctagactatggactagactatagactagactatagactagactattgactagactatagactagactatggactagactatagactagactatagactagactatagactagactatagactagactatagactagactatagactagactataggctagactatagactagactatagactagactatagactagactatagactagactataggctagactatagactagactatagactagactatagactagactatgtatagactacagattagtttatggactagactatggactggagaatattttttattgaattttattatatcaATTTTATAATCACCTATTTGTTGTAGAGTATTTCGGACCACAGTTGACCAATatttttcaaccatttttaagtatttagtaTTATTGCTGCAACTAATACATTGTTGTAGTAGTTAAAATAGAAAACGTAAACGCAAAagcaaaagaattttaaatagtttaaaattgtggttaaaaaaattacacactGTTATTTCTTATGTATTATTctctaaaacaaatttaattaccCCAGTTGTAATTGGTTCAAGATGAAACCACATTTACCattaaaataatcaatattttgCGATATTGAATTTTTACCATTGTGTTTGCACATAGAAAAAAAGTTCCTTACAAATAATGTCGTCTCCTATGTGTTTATAGAATGGTACTGGCCTTTAAATATAGATTTGGGATAATATTTTTGGCCACCAATCctctatgtttaaaatatttttgtgaccAGCTCTCAGGTGTATAGTACTgcctcatatcttatatatTCTTCACTGACTGGAACATCTAGCAACATTTTCAGAGCTTCGGCTGACGTAGTGCTTATGGCagcacttatacccaagcagttGCAATGCTTTATGGGGTATGCAAGGCATATCAGCTTACGTTCGGGTTTGACTATAAATAAAACCCTTGCATTCCGCCATTTAATTGGAgtttatatgaatataaatacgTTTCACATAGTTACTAATATTCTTTCCAGATCCAGCAGTGGCAAGTGCAAGTTTTTTCCAATAAACCAGTTAAATGGTTAGCTTTATCAATCGAGTAATTCAATGTTTCATTGGCTCAAAAAAGTGTCGGAATCGAAGAAACATCTTACTTTTAACAATAAGCAGAATGCTTAACTACCCTACTCCTGGGGTAAGCTTTTTCGCGTCTTAATATCTGCACATACTTTTTGCGTAGCGATTCAGTTTCGATATCTTTGTTAATGCCTGCTCTATTTATATGATTGCAGTTTTTGATCTAACTAAGACTTTTGATCGAGTCTGATGGATGAAATgttcaatataataaatgttttcattaccagcatgaatatatgtatgactttaaaattagaaaagaagATATAAACGTATACTAACCCTAGTTCTAACAGTCTGAGTCCATGGTTTCGATTCCCAACAGAGACTCtggtatgttttaaataaaaaataaatttattttcaaatattacttaCTTTTATTTAGCAATTTCTTGTATCCTTTGAGCCGGAACCCCATTAATagaaattggaaattttaaataaatatccgGCATACTTGAAtcgaaaaacattaaataataaaatgaaagagCCATGCCCAAACCGCTAATACCgcccaaatataaaaataaggaaaTTATGCGAAATAACTGAGAATCAAAGAATTCTGAATGTTGACTATCGTTGGGCAAAACTTTTTCGCCTGTAGACGTTTCAGTATTAGTAGCAGAAGGCGGAGACAACATAACTTATGTTTAACAAGTTTCGATAAAAACTgaaactaaattcttaaattaaaacgaatttactaaacaaaatttttagctataataacaataattaagaTTGATAGGTTAAATAAGATTTGcataaatttactaaagaaaactaatatatttatttatcaatcTTTCCTTTACAGatgtcaaaaaagaaaaattacccGCGCCCATACTCACACACACCTTTGAAGAGGCCGTGTCTTTGACAAAAATCGGAAAATTCCATTACACTTTGCTGGTGGTGTGCGGTATTTGCTTTATGGCTGTCATGGTGGAAATTATGTGTGTCAGTATTATTTTGCCCTCAATGAAATGTGATTTGGTAGCGTCGTTAACGGAACAAGGCATATTGGCATCATCTGGCTTCTTTGGTATTGTGTTAAGTTCACATGCCATGGGCTTTTTAGCCGATACCTGTGGTCGTATACGCACCCTGAGAATGGCTCTCATCTTGGCCTCGATATCAACCATAGTATCGGCGTTTTCCGTAAACATCTGGATGTTAATCGTTTTTAGATTCTTTACGGGTTTCTTTATATCGGGTGGTCAGGCATGTGTGTTTAGTTTATGTGGCGAGTTCCATGGCAATAAGACAAGAGTAAAGCATGTGACATTATTGTCTGGATTTTTACCTATAGCTTTAATGTATTTGCCCAGTAAGTGTATTTGGATAAGTGTAATATAAaagagattttaatttttaatttctttacagCCGCCGCCATTTTCGTATTACCTTTACGCATAGATGCCATGTTGTTTGGCATGAAATTCTCCTCATGGCGCATATTGTTAATGGTTAATTCTTCCTTATCGCTTTTGGCTTTATTGGGTCTATTTATGTTACCCGAAACACCCAAGTATGTTTTGGTTCAGGGTGATCATGACGGTGCTTTGGAGATTCTACGTGGTATTTTTGTTAAGAATACTGGACGTCCTGCTTCTGATTATCCCGTCAAGCATATT is part of the Lucilia cuprina isolate Lc7/37 chromosome 3, ASM2204524v1, whole genome shotgun sequence genome and harbors:
- the LOC111680009 gene encoding uncharacterized protein LOC111680009; translated protein: MSNASNTITADPLKIVNILLPATDINDKENDNSDTSSGDSEDRSTSVNVSSGYVPPRLVLKEDDLYAEPTFSEKFFRYLVIVIYLGGLSSLGFFLSMYYIFFWDSRMPPVYKPTKKPPVFIKP
- the LOC111680008 gene encoding uncharacterized protein LOC111680008, which codes for MAQPAQPSQPAADNAEKKDEEVQVPKSEDFFDSKTFRLITLALYMGGVSGLGMTLAMYYLFIWDSSMPPLPEFKHTHHMG